The genomic segment GGCAACGTCGTCCTGCGGCGGTTCCAGCAGACGGTCGGGCAGTGACCGGCTGCCGCGCGGCGCCGACCGACGATGGGTGACCCGGCCCCGTCCGCCCCCCGGCGCGGGCGGGGCCGGCCTGTCTCCTGATGGAGCGGCGCGCGTACTTCCCCAACCGGGTCCTCCCGTATCTGCTGGTCGCCCCCCAGCTGGTCGTGGTGCTCGTCTTCTTCTACTGGCCGGCGGTGCAGGCCGTGGTCCAGTCCGTCCTGCGCCAGGATCCCTTCGGGCTGCACACGGCGTTCGTGGGGCTGGACAACTTCCGCACGGTGCTCACCGACCCGTTCTACCTGAACGCGCTGCGGGTGACGGCCGTCTTCTCCGCGGCGGTCATCCTGCTGGCGATGTCCTCCGGATTGCTGCTGGCCGCCACCGCGGACAAGCAGATCCGCGGCGCCGGTCTCTACAAGACGCTGCTCATCTGGCCCTACGCCGTGGCCCCGGCCGTCGCCGCCGCCCTGTGGCTGTTCATCTTCCACCCCACGATCGGGATGCTCGGGCGCGCCCTGATCCGCCGGGGCCTCCCCTGGGATTTCACCCTGAACGGGACGCACGCCATGGTCCTGGTCATCCTGGCCGGGGCCTGGAAGCAGGTGAGCTACAACTTCCTGTTCTTCCTGGCCGGGCTGCAGTCCATCCCCCGGTCCCTGGTGGAAGCCGCCGCCGTGGACGGCGCCGGATCCCGGCAGCGGTTCTGGAAGATCATCTTCCCGCTGCTCTCGCCCACCACGTTCTTCCTGCTCGTCGTCAACCTGATCTACGCCTTCTTCGACACCTTCGGCGTCATCCACTCGCTGACCCGGGGCGGCCCGGGCAAGGCCACGGAGACGCTGATCTACAAGGTGTACACCGACGGGGTGATCAACCTGGATCTGGGGGGTTCCTCCGCCCAGTCCGTGATCCTCCTCCTCG from the Armatimonadota bacterium genome contains:
- the ugpA gene encoding sn-glycerol-3-phosphate ABC transporter permease UgpA produces the protein MERRAYFPNRVLPYLLVAPQLVVVLVFFYWPAVQAVVQSVLRQDPFGLHTAFVGLDNFRTVLTDPFYLNALRVTAVFSAAVILLAMSSGLLLAATADKQIRGAGLYKTLLIWPYAVAPAVAAALWLFIFHPTIGMLGRALIRRGLPWDFTLNGTHAMVLVILAGAWKQVSYNFLFFLAGLQSIPRSLVEAAAVDGAGSRQRFWKIIFPLLSPTTFFLLVVNLIYAFFDTFGVIHSLTRGGPGKATETLIYKVYTDGVINLDLGGSSAQSVILLLVVITLTALQFRYLERKVYY